The following proteins are co-located in the Flectobacillus major DSM 103 genome:
- a CDS encoding LytR/AlgR family response regulator transcription factor, whose translation MIKYLIIDDEFITHDIIKGYCDLLPQMQLMKSCYDALEAFEYLNKNEVDLIFLDLNMPILKGFELLKTLTHPPKVIVTTAYKEYALEGYEHNISDYLLKPFGFERFLKAINKTFSSTIAKVVEPSASKEMSNRIFLQSNKKSIQVETNTIQYIEATGNYSKIVTTSEPITIREKISTLLELLPKNVFLQVHKSFVVAPKHIKSIEGNRIFIGEHIIPIGKTFRTNVTQLLK comes from the coding sequence ATGATTAAATATTTAATTATTGATGACGAGTTTATTACTCATGACATTATCAAAGGCTATTGTGATTTACTACCACAAATGCAGTTGATGAAGAGTTGTTATGACGCTTTGGAAGCATTTGAATATTTGAACAAAAATGAAGTAGATTTAATTTTTTTAGATTTGAATATGCCCATATTAAAAGGGTTTGAATTGCTCAAAACTTTAACTCATCCACCCAAAGTAATTGTAACAACAGCTTATAAAGAATATGCCCTTGAAGGTTATGAGCATAATATTTCGGATTATTTATTAAAACCATTTGGCTTTGAACGCTTTTTAAAAGCCATTAATAAAACGTTCAGTAGTACAATCGCTAAAGTTGTTGAGCCATCAGCAAGCAAAGAAATGTCTAATCGAATTTTTCTGCAAAGCAATAAAAAGTCCATTCAAGTTGAAACTAATACTATTCAGTACATCGAAGCTACTGGAAATTACAGCAAAATCGTAACTACAAGTGAACCAATCACCATCCGAGAAAAAATATCAACTTTATTAGAATTGTTGCCAAAAAATGTATTCTTGCAAGTGCATAAATCATTTGTAGTTGCTCCAAAACACATAAAAAGTATTGAAGGTAATAGAATATTTATTGGTGAGCATATCATTCCTATCGGGAAAACATTTAGAACAAATGTTACTCAATTATTGAAATAG
- a CDS encoding alpha-L-fucosidase, which translates to MEYYAFVHFSVNTYTDMSWGKGDEDPQIFNPDKLDCRQWARICKEAGMKGVIITAKHHSGFCLWPSKYTDYSVKNVPWKNGKGDIVREMADACKEYGLKLGIYLSPWDRNHPDYGKPEYITYFRNQLRELLTNYGEIFEVWFDGANGGSGYYGGANETRKIDRNIYYDWENTYKLVRSLQPKIVIWNDGGDRADLRWVGTEAGYVGETNWSLLNAKGDIPEEMLRYGLENGNTWVPGEVNTSIRPEWFYHPKEDSKVKTLPQLMDIYYNSIGRNATLLLNFPIMPNGLIHPYDEKAVLDFRKAVKEAFSLNLIKGANVVASNVRGNNPQFGANKAIDVSTESYWTTDDKVKSASLTFNFAKPTTFNRFLIQEYIKLGQRVKSFTLEAFVNNQWEEVAKETTIGYKRILRFKTVKATKLRLNITDSKECPLISNIGIYDAPQILVPPVAIRERSGDVRIIPADFESQIYYTLDGSTPTLKSNQYTGPIKTDDGKVAVKCISYDPKSKKTSALTEEKFDIAKKSWKIVGIEDNAANNLLDGNPDTQWYQKNTVKMPVDLVIDLGKNQNISGFRYLPDQNWWGSGIITHYSFFVSENGNDWKQVDEGEFSNIKNNPLWQIKTFAPQKARYIKLRALRNTKDDDTVGYAEIDIITE; encoded by the coding sequence ATGGAATATTATGCTTTTGTCCACTTTTCGGTCAATACTTACACCGATATGTCGTGGGGAAAAGGTGATGAAGACCCTCAAATTTTTAATCCTGATAAATTAGATTGTCGCCAATGGGCCAGAATTTGTAAAGAGGCAGGTATGAAAGGTGTTATTATTACAGCAAAACATCATAGTGGCTTTTGTCTTTGGCCATCAAAATACACGGATTATTCAGTAAAGAATGTTCCATGGAAAAATGGAAAGGGCGACATTGTACGTGAAATGGCCGACGCGTGTAAAGAGTATGGTTTGAAACTGGGAATTTATCTTTCGCCATGGGACAGAAATCATCCAGACTATGGAAAACCAGAATACATTACTTATTTCAGAAATCAATTGCGTGAACTATTGACAAATTATGGTGAAATTTTTGAAGTCTGGTTTGATGGTGCCAACGGAGGTTCTGGTTATTATGGCGGAGCTAATGAAACACGCAAGATAGACCGTAATATTTACTATGATTGGGAGAATACGTATAAACTGGTTCGTTCCTTACAACCCAAGATTGTAATTTGGAATGATGGCGGAGATCGAGCAGACCTTCGTTGGGTTGGAACGGAAGCAGGTTATGTTGGCGAAACCAACTGGAGTTTATTAAATGCAAAGGGTGATATACCAGAAGAAATGCTTCGTTACGGATTAGAAAATGGGAATACTTGGGTACCAGGCGAAGTAAATACATCTATCAGACCCGAATGGTTTTATCATCCGAAAGAAGATAGCAAAGTAAAAACTTTACCTCAATTGATGGATATTTATTACAATTCTATTGGTAGAAATGCCACTTTGTTATTAAATTTTCCTATTATGCCCAATGGTTTAATTCATCCTTATGATGAAAAAGCCGTGTTGGATTTTAGAAAAGCTGTCAAAGAAGCATTTTCGCTAAACCTTATTAAAGGGGCAAATGTAGTAGCGTCTAATGTGCGTGGAAACAACCCACAATTTGGAGCAAATAAGGCCATTGATGTAAGTACTGAAAGTTATTGGACAACCGATGATAAGGTAAAGTCTGCTAGCTTAACTTTCAATTTTGCAAAACCCACTACCTTTAATCGTTTTTTGATACAAGAGTATATCAAATTAGGACAAAGGGTAAAATCGTTTACTTTGGAAGCCTTCGTCAATAATCAATGGGAAGAAGTAGCCAAAGAAACAACGATAGGCTATAAACGTATTCTACGTTTCAAAACTGTTAAAGCTACAAAACTTCGATTGAACATAACCGATTCTAAGGAATGCCCACTGATTTCTAATATTGGCATTTATGATGCCCCCCAAATATTAGTGCCACCAGTAGCCATTCGTGAGCGTTCGGGAGATGTACGAATTATTCCAGCAGACTTCGAGTCTCAAATATATTATACATTAGATGGTAGCACGCCTACTTTAAAATCGAATCAATATACTGGGCCTATCAAAACTGATGATGGAAAAGTTGCCGTTAAATGTATTAGTTATGACCCAAAAAGTAAAAAGACAAGTGCTTTGACGGAGGAAAAATTTGATATTGCTAAAAAGTCTTGGAAAATTGTTGGTATTGAAGATAATGCAGCGAATAACCTATTAGATGGCAATCCAGATACACAATGGTATCAAAAAAATACGGTTAAAATGCCCGTTGATTTGGTGATCGATTTGGGTAAAAATCAAAACATTAGCGGTTTCAGATACTTGCCTGACCAAAATTGGTGGGGTTCAGGAATTATCACACATTACAGTTTCTTTGTATCTGAGAATGGCAACGACTGGAAACAAGTTGACGAAGGCGAATTCTCAAATATTAAAAATAATCCTTTGTGGCAAATCAAAACTTTTGCCCCTCAAAAAGCTAGATACATCAAATTAAGAGCTTTACGAAACACCAAAGACGATGACACCGTCGGCTATGCTGAAATTGATATTATCACGGAATAG
- a CDS encoding GLPGLI family protein encodes MRKNIIFSVVLCLVSNLFYGQAENKIIKVSYISTPTSQYQIPANTSRPQDEVKASIALKQGYKYHYTLYINPKTSQSLYKFERLNINKPKGQEAVELKLNDELAYCIKTSPKTYYKYESIFNRPFYSNGGMKDLEWSITNEKKNMLGFDCTKAIAKNKNYLISVWFTDKIPVSSGPSNYFGLPGLVIWSEDFFRTTQIEKIEYITEQSYPLEQEIAKIKADFDKNKKASEIQEKLFLEKKSELIKSMMAMMK; translated from the coding sequence ATGAGAAAAAACATTATATTTTCAGTGGTTTTATGTCTGGTGTCCAACCTTTTTTATGGTCAAGCCGAAAATAAAATAATAAAGGTATCCTATATTTCAACCCCTACGAGCCAGTATCAAATTCCTGCTAATACTTCTCGTCCACAAGATGAAGTAAAAGCAAGTATAGCCTTAAAACAAGGATATAAGTATCACTATACACTGTATATTAACCCAAAAACAAGCCAATCTCTCTATAAATTTGAGCGGTTGAACATCAATAAACCCAAAGGGCAAGAAGCCGTAGAATTAAAACTAAATGATGAATTAGCTTACTGTATCAAAACATCACCCAAAACATATTATAAATATGAAAGTATTTTTAATAGACCTTTTTATTCAAATGGAGGAATGAAAGATTTGGAATGGAGCATCACTAACGAAAAGAAAAACATGCTTGGGTTTGATTGTACTAAGGCTATAGCTAAGAACAAAAACTACTTAATATCGGTATGGTTTACAGACAAAATACCTGTTTCGAGTGGGCCATCCAATTATTTTGGATTGCCTGGTTTGGTTATCTGGTCAGAGGATTTTTTCAGAACTACACAAATTGAAAAAATCGAATATATAACCGAACAATCGTATCCTTTAGAGCAGGAAATTGCCAAAATAAAAGCAGATTTTGATAAAAACAAAAAGGCTTCAGAAATTCAAGAAAAATTATTTCTGGAAAAAAAGTCGGAATTAATCAAATCAATGATGGCAATGATGAAATGA